A single window of Actinoallomurus bryophytorum DNA harbors:
- a CDS encoding ROK family protein, which translates to MSLVLGIDFGGTKIALATATTSGERLRGTRIETRAPEGAEAVLRRALDAANALVAATPGRLVAAGVSTFGVVRGGRVRLAPNVPGWEDLPLPAILRDGLGVSALDVDNDVNAAATAELHWGGLAGTDVGLYVNLGTGTGAALVVGGRVIPGTHGAAGEIGYFLRTPGEPAYASGRAPLEEHTSGSGLAARGSELLGEPVAAAGLFERREEPAVAALLEDAAGEVGMTVANLATFLDPERVVVGGGMAGAFLPALRAAIAGAVPFPPPVEAARFIDDAPLIGAVALAVRTANGRA; encoded by the coding sequence GTGAGCCTGGTCCTGGGCATCGACTTCGGCGGTACCAAGATCGCGCTCGCGACCGCGACCACCTCCGGCGAACGCCTGCGCGGTACGCGGATCGAGACCCGCGCCCCGGAGGGGGCCGAGGCGGTCCTGCGGCGGGCCCTCGACGCCGCGAACGCCCTCGTCGCCGCCACCCCCGGCCGCCTCGTGGCGGCCGGGGTCTCGACGTTCGGGGTGGTGCGGGGCGGCCGGGTGCGCCTCGCGCCGAACGTCCCCGGCTGGGAGGACCTGCCGCTGCCCGCGATCCTGCGCGACGGCCTCGGCGTGTCCGCCCTGGACGTGGACAACGACGTGAACGCCGCCGCGACCGCCGAGCTGCACTGGGGTGGTCTCGCCGGCACCGACGTCGGCCTGTACGTCAACCTGGGTACGGGCACCGGCGCGGCCCTCGTCGTCGGAGGCCGGGTGATCCCCGGGACGCACGGTGCGGCCGGGGAGATCGGCTACTTCCTCCGCACACCGGGTGAGCCCGCCTACGCCTCCGGGCGTGCGCCGCTGGAGGAGCACACCTCCGGCAGCGGGCTCGCCGCGCGCGGCTCTGAGCTGCTCGGCGAGCCGGTCGCGGCGGCCGGCCTGTTCGAGCGCCGGGAGGAGCCCGCGGTCGCCGCGCTGCTGGAGGACGCCGCCGGCGAGGTCGGCATGACGGTGGCCAACCTCGCCACCTTCCTCGACCCCGAACGCGTCGTCGTCGGGGGCGGCATGGCCGGCGCGTTCCTGCCCGCGCTGCGGGCCGCCATCGCCGGCGCGGTCCCCTTCCCGCCTCCGGTCGAGGCGGCGCGCTTCATCGACGACGCCCCGCTGATCGGCGCGGTCGCCCTGGCGGTGCGGACCGCGAACGGCCGCGCCTGA
- a CDS encoding APC family permease has protein sequence MASPTAPTFERRLGLFQATTVNMTQMCGIGPFVTIPVMIATMEGPQAMFGWVVGAIIAITDGLVWAELGAAMPGAGGSYLYLREAFQYRTGRLMPFLFVWSAVLFIPLIMSTGVIGLVQYAGYLWPTLVHGSGLSTPGHLVAIGVVVLVIVALYRRIGDIGRLTSVFFVVMLISVLGVIFAAFTHFSPHLAFTFPANGGSKFFTGLGAGLVIAIYDYLGYNTSAYLGAEIKDPGRVIPRSIVFAILGIMGLYFLLQVGVLGVVPWQQAEHSSSVASLVLEKAWGKGTAQIFTVGIIITAFASVFAGLLGGSRVPYNAARDKVFLSWFGRLHPRLRFPTAGLFAMGVITAIGSLFTLTDVISMLTAVFVLIQSVAQVVALTVLRRRQPGLPRPYKMWLYPLPSIVALAGWLYIYKSAGIDHILLSLAWLAAGGIAFLVWARAEHTWPFGPKEIRESFLENTGEAVHGT, from the coding sequence ATGGCGAGTCCCACAGCGCCGACGTTCGAGCGCCGCCTCGGCCTGTTCCAGGCCACCACCGTGAACATGACGCAGATGTGCGGCATCGGGCCGTTCGTCACCATCCCCGTCATGATCGCGACGATGGAAGGGCCGCAGGCGATGTTCGGCTGGGTGGTCGGCGCGATCATCGCGATCACCGACGGCCTGGTCTGGGCGGAGCTCGGCGCCGCGATGCCCGGCGCCGGCGGGAGCTATCTCTATCTCCGTGAGGCGTTCCAGTACCGCACCGGGCGGCTCATGCCCTTCCTGTTCGTCTGGTCCGCGGTGCTGTTCATCCCGCTGATCATGTCGACCGGTGTCATCGGACTCGTGCAGTACGCGGGGTACCTGTGGCCGACGCTCGTCCACGGCAGTGGTCTGTCCACGCCGGGCCACCTGGTCGCCATCGGCGTCGTCGTGCTCGTGATCGTCGCGCTGTACCGCCGGATCGGCGACATCGGCCGGCTGACCTCCGTCTTCTTCGTGGTGATGCTGATCTCCGTGCTGGGCGTGATCTTCGCGGCCTTCACGCACTTCAGCCCCCACCTGGCCTTCACCTTCCCCGCGAACGGGGGCTCGAAGTTCTTCACCGGGCTGGGCGCGGGCCTGGTCATCGCCATCTACGACTACCTCGGCTACAACACCAGCGCCTATCTCGGCGCCGAGATCAAGGATCCGGGCCGGGTGATCCCCCGTTCGATCGTCTTCGCGATCCTCGGGATCATGGGGCTGTACTTCCTGCTCCAGGTCGGCGTGCTCGGCGTCGTGCCCTGGCAGCAGGCCGAGCACTCCAGCTCGGTCGCCTCGCTCGTCCTGGAGAAGGCGTGGGGCAAGGGCACCGCGCAGATCTTCACCGTCGGGATCATCATCACCGCGTTCGCCTCGGTCTTCGCCGGGCTGCTGGGCGGCTCACGCGTGCCGTACAACGCCGCGCGGGACAAGGTGTTCCTGTCCTGGTTCGGGCGGTTGCACCCCCGGCTGAGGTTCCCGACCGCCGGGCTGTTCGCGATGGGGGTCATCACGGCGATCGGCAGCCTCTTCACGCTCACCGACGTGATCAGCATGCTCACCGCGGTCTTCGTGCTCATCCAGTCGGTCGCCCAGGTGGTCGCGCTGACCGTGCTGCGCCGACGGCAGCCGGGCCTGCCCCGCCCGTACAAGATGTGGCTGTACCCGCTGCCCAGCATCGTCGCGCTGGCCGGCTGGCTCTACATCTACAAGTCGGCGGGCATCGACCACATCCTGCTGTCCCTCGCGTGGCTGGCGGCCGGCGGCATCGCCTTCCTGGTCTGGGCGCGCGCCGAACACACCTGGCCGTTCGGCCCCAAGGAGATCCGGGAGTCCTTCCTGGAGAACACCGGGGAGGCCGTCCATGGCACCTGA
- a CDS encoding ROK family protein, with protein sequence MAPDDPAGFVLGIDFGGTKIALATATTAGERLRATRIETRAADGAEEVMRRTVAAAHRLAGTAPGRLLAAGVSTFGVVRDGRVHLAPNVPGWEDLPLPALLRDGLGVSALNVDNDVNAAATAELDWGALASTDVGLYINLGTGTGAALIVGGRVIPGVHGAAGEIGYLLREPGEPGYAHGHAPLEEYTSGSGLAARGTTLLRRSVTAVDLAASRHQPAVASLLDDAAATIGMTVANLATFLDPERVVVGGGMATAFLPAIEGAIRRAVPFPPPVVAARFIDDAPLIGAIALAVEAL encoded by the coding sequence ATGGCACCTGACGACCCGGCCGGCTTCGTCCTCGGAATCGACTTCGGGGGGACGAAGATCGCCCTCGCGACCGCCACGACGGCCGGTGAGCGACTGCGTGCCACCCGCATCGAGACGCGCGCCGCCGACGGCGCGGAGGAGGTCATGCGGCGGACCGTGGCCGCCGCGCACCGGCTGGCCGGCACGGCCCCCGGCCGTCTCCTGGCCGCGGGCGTCTCGACGTTCGGCGTCGTACGGGACGGCCGCGTGCACCTCGCGCCCAACGTGCCCGGATGGGAGGACCTGCCCCTGCCCGCGCTGCTCCGCGACGGTCTCGGCGTGTCCGCGCTGAACGTCGACAACGACGTCAACGCGGCCGCCACCGCCGAGCTCGACTGGGGCGCCCTCGCGAGTACGGACGTCGGCCTCTACATCAACCTTGGCACCGGCACCGGCGCCGCCCTCATCGTCGGCGGCCGTGTCATCCCCGGCGTGCACGGCGCCGCGGGCGAGATCGGCTACCTGCTCCGTGAGCCGGGCGAGCCCGGGTACGCCCACGGGCACGCGCCGCTGGAGGAGTACACCTCCGGCAGCGGCCTGGCCGCACGGGGCACCACCCTGCTCCGCCGGTCGGTCACCGCCGTCGACCTGGCGGCGAGCCGGCACCAGCCCGCCGTCGCCAGCCTGCTGGACGACGCCGCCGCCACGATCGGGATGACGGTCGCCAACCTGGCGACGTTCCTGGACCCCGAGCGCGTCGTGGTCGGCGGCGGCATGGCCACCGCGTTCCTGCCCGCCATCGAAGGTGCCATCAGGCGCGCGGTCCCGTTCCCGCCTCCGGTGGTGGCCGCGCGCTTCATCGACGACGCTCCGCTCATCGGCGCCATCGCTTTGGCCGTCGAGGCGCTCTGA
- a CDS encoding helix-turn-helix domain-containing protein: MRSVALAVHDGITIFEVASVCEVFGVDRGLADPWYDFTVCGAGTVRVGGWFRVEAPSGLDELASAGTVIVPACRDVDEEPPADLVQAVRAAYDRGARVVSICTGAFVLAAAGLLDGRRATTHWMHAGLLAARYPRVRVDPEVLYIDEGQVLTAAGKASGMDLCLHIVRLDHGMAVANDLARRLVVPPHRPGGQAQFIPTPVPNGREHALSDLLPWAIARLDRPLTVEDLARRANMSARNLARHFNAVTGTTPLQWLLTQRIHRAQELLETTGDSVELVAAHTGMGTAATLRRHFSRVIGVPPDTYRRTFRDGS; encoded by the coding sequence ATGCGTTCGGTCGCACTCGCCGTCCACGACGGGATCACGATCTTCGAGGTCGCCTCGGTCTGCGAGGTGTTCGGGGTGGACCGCGGGCTCGCCGACCCCTGGTACGACTTCACCGTCTGCGGCGCCGGCACCGTACGGGTCGGCGGGTGGTTCCGGGTGGAGGCGCCCAGCGGCCTCGACGAGCTCGCCTCCGCCGGCACCGTCATCGTGCCGGCCTGCCGTGACGTCGACGAGGAGCCGCCAGCCGACCTGGTCCAGGCCGTACGCGCGGCCTACGATCGCGGGGCGCGGGTGGTCTCCATCTGCACCGGGGCGTTCGTCCTGGCCGCGGCCGGGCTGCTCGACGGCCGGCGTGCCACCACGCACTGGATGCATGCCGGCCTTCTCGCGGCACGGTATCCCCGGGTGCGGGTCGATCCCGAGGTGCTCTACATCGACGAGGGCCAGGTCCTCACCGCGGCGGGCAAGGCCTCCGGGATGGATCTGTGCCTGCACATCGTCCGGCTCGATCACGGCATGGCGGTCGCCAACGACCTGGCACGCCGCCTCGTCGTGCCTCCGCACCGGCCCGGCGGCCAGGCGCAGTTCATTCCCACCCCGGTGCCGAACGGCCGGGAGCACGCGCTCTCGGACCTGCTCCCCTGGGCGATCGCCCGGCTGGACCGGCCGCTCACGGTCGAGGACCTGGCGCGCCGGGCGAACATGAGCGCCCGCAACCTGGCCCGGCACTTCAACGCCGTGACCGGGACGACCCCGCTGCAGTGGCTGCTGACCCAGCGGATCCACCGGGCACAGGAGCTGCTGGAGACCACCGGCGACAGCGTCGAGCTGGTCGCCGCGCATACCGGGATGGGGACCGCCGCCACCCTGCGACGGCACTTCAGCCGCGTCATCGGAGTGCCGCCCGACACCTACCGCCGCACGTTCCGCGACGGATCATGA
- a CDS encoding MFS transporter — MTGVEKQARLGASPIPLRPGKARQWWPAGLAVAAVGWGAQQFAPLLLLYQARLHLSATVTQATFGLYIFGLIPGLLLGGPFSDRYGRRRVMAPTLVASAAATVLLMSGGAGVGGLFAGRLLAGVASGAAFSSGAAWIKELSAAGSPGGGGHAPRRITVAMSAGFGLGPLVAGVLAQWAPAPTVLPYLPHLGLAAVALPAVLRTPETRVPDVQDGLLRQLRVPEAGDRRFRRVVVPLAPWVFGSVAVAMAYLPWVVKDRLAGYTVVFSAAVTLLTAFAGIFVQPLARRVDVPGRPRLLATSMAIVVAGTLIAALAAAVVQPVLVVVAALVLGAGYGCCQVCGLIEVQRLAGPGHLAGLTAVYQAVSYLGLVVSLPLAAATQAVPAGVLLLVVAALAALTLAWTAAQAREPGEARLADDLPERRAAS, encoded by the coding sequence ATGACGGGTGTGGAAAAGCAGGCACGACTCGGTGCGAGCCCGATCCCGCTGCGACCGGGCAAGGCGCGGCAGTGGTGGCCGGCGGGGCTGGCGGTGGCGGCGGTCGGGTGGGGCGCGCAGCAGTTCGCGCCCTTGCTGCTCCTCTACCAGGCGAGGCTCCATCTGTCGGCGACGGTCACCCAGGCGACGTTCGGCCTCTACATCTTCGGCTTGATCCCCGGACTGCTGCTGGGCGGCCCGTTCTCGGACCGGTACGGCCGCCGCCGGGTGATGGCCCCGACGCTGGTCGCGTCCGCCGCCGCCACCGTCCTGCTGATGTCCGGTGGGGCAGGGGTCGGCGGGCTGTTCGCCGGGCGGTTGCTCGCCGGTGTGGCCAGCGGCGCGGCCTTCAGCTCGGGCGCGGCCTGGATCAAGGAGCTCTCCGCGGCCGGCTCACCCGGCGGCGGAGGCCACGCTCCGCGGCGGATCACCGTGGCGATGAGTGCCGGTTTCGGGCTCGGGCCGCTGGTCGCCGGTGTCCTGGCCCAGTGGGCGCCGGCACCGACCGTCCTGCCGTACCTGCCTCACTTGGGTCTGGCGGCCGTCGCCCTTCCGGCGGTGCTCCGCACCCCGGAGACCCGTGTCCCGGACGTCCAGGACGGCCTGCTGCGGCAACTGCGCGTCCCCGAGGCCGGCGACCGCCGCTTCCGCAGGGTCGTGGTGCCGCTCGCGCCGTGGGTGTTCGGCTCGGTGGCGGTGGCCATGGCCTACCTGCCCTGGGTGGTCAAGGACCGCCTGGCGGGGTACACGGTGGTGTTCAGCGCGGCGGTGACGCTGCTGACCGCGTTCGCCGGCATCTTCGTGCAGCCGCTGGCACGCCGGGTCGACGTCCCCGGCAGGCCACGCCTTCTCGCGACGTCGATGGCGATCGTGGTGGCCGGAACGCTGATCGCCGCCCTGGCCGCGGCGGTCGTGCAGCCGGTGCTCGTGGTGGTGGCCGCGCTGGTGCTCGGCGCGGGCTACGGCTGCTGCCAGGTGTGCGGCCTGATCGAGGTGCAGCGCCTGGCGGGGCCCGGCCACCTGGCCGGGCTGACCGCGGTCTACCAGGCGGTGTCCTACCTCGGCCTGGTCGTCTCCCTCCCGCTCGCCGCCGCGACTCAGGCCGTGCCGGCGGGCGTCCTCCTGCTCGTCGTGGCCGCGCTCGCGGCCCTCACGCTGGCGTGGACGGCCGCCCAGGCGCGAGAACCCGGCGAGGCACGGCTCGCGGACGACCTGCCGGAGCGCCGGGCCGCCTCATGA
- a CDS encoding maleylpyruvate isomerase N-terminal domain-containing protein, with translation MSVKDAYLAAAGEAVDLLGRPEIAATWERPSALAEMTVSGLAGHLAYQILSVGSALDGPASRQAPIPLLEHYARAEWIGTPLDGDVNAGIRAKGEDIASEGARPLRERAGAALAGQRTRLAGHPDDQVVFLPQTGWALRLGDFLTTRTLELVVHLDDLAVSVGLATRELPHGVFDPVLMLLARLAVRRHGQTAVLRALTRTERAPAAINAI, from the coding sequence GTGAGTGTCAAGGACGCGTACCTGGCCGCCGCCGGCGAGGCGGTAGACCTACTCGGGCGGCCGGAGATCGCCGCGACGTGGGAACGGCCCAGCGCGCTGGCGGAGATGACGGTCAGCGGCCTTGCGGGGCACCTGGCCTACCAGATCCTCAGTGTCGGGTCCGCGCTGGACGGGCCCGCGTCAAGACAGGCACCGATTCCGCTGCTGGAACACTACGCGCGTGCCGAATGGATCGGCACACCGCTGGACGGGGACGTCAACGCCGGCATCCGCGCGAAGGGTGAGGACATCGCGTCCGAGGGGGCGCGGCCGCTGCGGGAACGCGCGGGCGCCGCACTCGCCGGGCAACGGACCAGGCTCGCGGGGCATCCGGACGATCAGGTGGTGTTCTTGCCGCAGACGGGCTGGGCGCTCAGGCTCGGCGACTTCCTCACCACGCGGACGCTGGAACTCGTCGTGCACCTGGACGACCTGGCCGTCAGCGTGGGGCTCGCCACGCGAGAGCTCCCGCACGGCGTCTTCGACCCCGTGCTCATGCTGCTGGCCCGGCTCGCCGTGCGGCGGCACGGCCAGACGGCGGTGCTGCGAGCGTTGACCCGGACGGAGCGGGCGCCCGCGGCGATCAACGCGATCTGA
- the serA gene encoding phosphoglycerate dehydrogenase — translation MSKPVVLVAEELSPAGLALLEGDFEVRRTDGADREGLLAAVTDVDAVIVRSATRIDAGVFAVARRLRVVARAGVGLDNVDVEAATKAGVMVVNAPTSNIVTAAEHAVALLLATARNVPQGHSALKQGEWKRSKYTGVELAEKTVGVLGLGRIGVLVAKRLAAFDMKVIAYDPYVQAPRAAQLGVRLVSLDELLRESDFITVHLPKNKETLGLIGDRELHLVKPSVRLVNAARGGIIDENALDLALKEKRVAGAGIDVFTSEPCTDSPLFHHDNVVVTPHLGASTHEAQEKAGTQVARSVFLALSGEFVPDAVNVRGGGVVAEEVKPGLPLAEKLGRVFTALAGGVPARLEVEVRGEIAHHDVKVLELAALKGAFTDVVEDAVTYVNAPLLSRDRGVEVTLTTSEDSPDWRNLITVRGTMADGGIVSVSGTLTGPKHAERLVEVNGYAMEIAPTAHMAFFTYIDRPGIVGMVGRLLGDAGVNIAGMQVGRHKKGGKALIALTVDSALGPDLTDAITAEIGAEQGRRVDLED, via the coding sequence TTGAGCAAGCCTGTGGTCCTCGTCGCCGAGGAGCTCTCGCCCGCCGGTCTCGCCCTGCTCGAGGGCGACTTCGAGGTGCGCCGCACCGACGGCGCCGACCGCGAGGGGCTGCTGGCCGCCGTCACCGACGTGGACGCGGTCATCGTGCGCAGCGCCACCCGGATCGACGCCGGCGTGTTCGCGGTGGCCAGGCGGCTGCGGGTGGTCGCACGCGCGGGCGTCGGCCTCGACAACGTCGACGTCGAGGCGGCGACCAAGGCCGGCGTCATGGTCGTCAACGCGCCGACCTCCAACATCGTGACGGCCGCCGAGCACGCCGTCGCCCTGCTGCTGGCCACCGCGCGCAACGTTCCACAGGGACACTCGGCGCTGAAGCAGGGGGAGTGGAAGCGCTCGAAGTACACCGGCGTCGAACTGGCTGAAAAGACCGTCGGCGTGCTCGGCCTCGGCCGCATCGGCGTGCTCGTCGCCAAGCGGCTCGCCGCCTTCGACATGAAGGTGATCGCCTACGACCCGTACGTCCAGGCGCCGCGCGCCGCCCAGCTCGGGGTGCGGCTCGTCTCCTTGGACGAGCTGCTGCGCGAGAGCGACTTCATCACCGTGCACCTGCCCAAGAACAAGGAGACGCTCGGTCTGATCGGCGACCGTGAGCTGCACCTGGTCAAGCCCTCGGTGCGGCTCGTCAACGCCGCGCGCGGGGGCATCATCGACGAGAACGCCCTCGACCTGGCGCTGAAGGAGAAACGCGTCGCCGGCGCCGGCATCGACGTCTTCACCAGCGAGCCCTGCACCGACAGTCCGCTGTTCCACCACGACAACGTCGTGGTCACCCCGCACCTGGGCGCGAGCACGCACGAGGCGCAGGAGAAGGCCGGCACACAGGTCGCCCGTTCGGTGTTCCTGGCGCTGTCCGGCGAGTTCGTGCCCGACGCGGTCAACGTGCGCGGCGGCGGTGTCGTCGCCGAGGAGGTCAAGCCCGGCCTGCCCCTCGCCGAAAAGCTCGGCCGCGTCTTCACCGCGCTCGCGGGCGGCGTCCCGGCCCGCCTCGAGGTCGAGGTGCGCGGCGAGATCGCGCACCACGATGTGAAGGTCCTCGAACTCGCCGCGCTCAAGGGCGCGTTCACCGACGTCGTCGAGGACGCGGTGACCTATGTCAACGCGCCGTTGCTGTCCCGCGACCGCGGCGTCGAGGTGACGCTGACCACGAGCGAGGACAGCCCCGACTGGCGCAACCTCATCACCGTCCGCGGCACGATGGCCGACGGCGGCATCGTGTCGGTGTCCGGGACTCTCACGGGCCCCAAGCACGCCGAGCGTCTCGTCGAGGTCAACGGCTACGCGATGGAGATCGCGCCGACCGCGCACATGGCGTTCTTCACCTACATCGACCGGCCGGGCATCGTCGGGATGGTGGGCCGGCTGCTGGGCGACGCCGGCGTCAACATCGCGGGTATGCAGGTCGGCCGGCACAAAAAGGGCGGCAAGGCGCTTATCGCATTGACCGTCGATTCCGCACTCGGGCCGGACCTGACCGACGCGATCACGGCGGAGATCGGCGCTGAACAGGGACGTCGCGTCGATCTGGAGGACTGA
- a CDS encoding SseB family protein: MANGNAKLADVLAQRGEPEQILGALVDGGVLIVSNPDGSVLVGQLEDESVVLAAFTSPETYGNKQDEETFQQADAALLLEIARSGDVDAIVVDPEGDDAALIPFTDIQGYLIAQGMSVDEDVEVAFRPSEHELVPSLRDGIATRLPDYPDVERVWISDVRMPSGVEGIMLHVMVAEGADPQLANELLQATMQDLPTSDVPVFAHLGDEETEGFLTEMDAVVVRR; the protein is encoded by the coding sequence ATGGCGAATGGAAACGCGAAGCTGGCCGACGTGCTCGCGCAGCGTGGTGAACCCGAGCAGATCCTGGGCGCGCTGGTCGACGGCGGGGTCCTCATAGTGTCCAACCCCGACGGCTCCGTGCTCGTCGGACAGCTCGAGGACGAGAGCGTCGTCCTCGCCGCGTTCACCTCCCCCGAGACGTACGGCAACAAGCAGGACGAGGAGACGTTCCAGCAGGCCGACGCCGCCTTGCTGCTGGAGATCGCGCGCAGCGGTGACGTCGACGCGATCGTCGTCGACCCCGAGGGCGACGACGCCGCGCTCATCCCGTTCACCGACATCCAGGGCTACCTGATCGCCCAGGGCATGAGCGTGGACGAGGACGTCGAGGTCGCCTTCCGGCCGAGCGAGCACGAGCTGGTGCCCAGCCTGCGGGACGGGATCGCCACCCGGCTCCCCGACTACCCGGACGTCGAGCGGGTGTGGATCTCCGACGTACGCATGCCGAGCGGCGTCGAGGGCATCATGCTGCACGTCATGGTCGCCGAGGGCGCCGACCCGCAGCTGGCCAACGAGCTGCTCCAGGCGACGATGCAGGACCTGCCGACGAGCGACGTCCCGGTCTTCGCCCACCTCGGCGACGAGGAGACCGAGGGATTCCTCACCGAGATGGATGCCGTCGTCGTACGCCGGTAG
- a CDS encoding CehA/McbA family metallohydrolase has translation MHLHSVHSDGAWTPEQIVAEARRSGLDFIVSTEHNTSSAAGIWGHHSRDDLLIIDGEEVTTRDGHYTALGLPPGTWIDWRYRAADGVIPRFLDEVYRHGALAVAAHPFGPFAGGQWKFGYSQVDAIEVWNGPWTSGDEASLRLWSGLPAEGRRWVPAVGDSDSHREGQVIVLPQNVVLAEDLERGAILSAVRAGRLYVAESSAVSMSFEAAAGSRTAGIGERLGAEPGDPVTVSVRTEGVAAGVIRLFTDEGQVFECPAGTATWRTTPHVSAYVRAEVRHPDGSMAAFTNPVFPGR, from the coding sequence ATGCACCTGCACTCGGTGCACTCCGACGGCGCGTGGACGCCGGAACAGATCGTGGCCGAGGCGCGCCGATCGGGCCTGGACTTCATCGTCTCGACCGAGCACAACACCTCCAGCGCGGCGGGGATCTGGGGCCACCACTCACGCGACGACCTCCTGATCATCGACGGTGAGGAGGTCACCACCCGCGACGGCCACTACACCGCGCTCGGGCTGCCGCCGGGAACCTGGATCGACTGGCGGTACCGCGCCGCCGACGGAGTGATCCCGCGCTTCCTGGACGAGGTTTACCGGCACGGCGCGCTGGCCGTGGCCGCGCACCCGTTCGGCCCGTTCGCCGGCGGCCAGTGGAAGTTCGGGTACTCCCAGGTGGACGCGATCGAGGTCTGGAACGGCCCGTGGACCTCGGGCGACGAGGCGTCCCTGCGGCTGTGGAGCGGCCTGCCGGCCGAAGGGCGGCGCTGGGTCCCGGCGGTCGGCGACAGCGACTCGCACAGGGAGGGCCAGGTCATCGTCCTGCCGCAGAACGTCGTGCTCGCCGAGGACCTCGAACGCGGCGCCATCCTGTCGGCGGTCAGGGCCGGGCGCCTCTACGTCGCCGAGTCGTCCGCGGTGTCGATGTCCTTCGAGGCCGCAGCGGGCTCGCGCACCGCCGGCATCGGCGAGCGGCTGGGCGCGGAGCCGGGCGACCCGGTCACCGTGTCCGTACGGACCGAAGGCGTGGCGGCGGGCGTGATCCGCCTGTTCACCGACGAGGGTCAGGTCTTCGAGTGCCCGGCCGGCACGGCCACCTGGCGTACGACGCCGCACGTCTCCGCGTACGTGCGCGCGGAGGTCCGCCACCCGGACGGCTCGATGGCCGCGTTCACCAACCCGGTCTTCCCGGGCCGCTGA
- a CDS encoding winged helix-turn-helix transcriptional regulator — translation MTKPLDPEMFDPICPSEMLPFRFGDKWAGLIIRCLQDGPRRFSELRIPLRGITAKVLTQSLRALERDGMVRRTAYAAPVRRVEYELTPLGRSLLAPMEAACAWAEQHWDELLDAREASSPAGGGISGPGRPGW, via the coding sequence GTGACCAAGCCGCTGGATCCGGAGATGTTCGACCCGATCTGCCCGTCGGAGATGTTGCCGTTCCGCTTCGGCGACAAATGGGCAGGACTGATAATTCGCTGCCTGCAGGACGGACCACGACGCTTCTCCGAGCTACGGATCCCCCTGCGCGGCATCACCGCGAAGGTGCTCACCCAGTCGCTGCGGGCGCTCGAACGCGACGGAATGGTCAGGCGGACGGCCTACGCGGCGCCGGTGCGGCGGGTCGAGTACGAACTCACTCCGCTCGGCCGCAGCCTTCTCGCTCCCATGGAGGCCGCCTGCGCATGGGCGGAGCAGCACTGGGACGAGTTGCTCGACGCACGTGAGGCGTCCTCGCCGGCCGGTGGCGGGATCAGCGGCCCGGGAAGACCGGGTTGGTGA
- a CDS encoding NAD(P)-dependent oxidoreductase, translating to MSRIVVFGAGGRAGRAAVAEARRRGHEVTAVVRDPAGHGGLATDGVRLVAGDVTDAGSVAEAAHDHDGAISAVYDAGAPPEVFFAAAARALVDGLPRAGVDRLVTVGLASILPTESGVLLMDTAGYPQEYRAFYLAHAAGNDVFRAATGALDWLVLSPAGDFDHDGGRTGRYRTAPAEAASRVSYADFAIALLDEIDTPEHHRTHVGIDVP from the coding sequence ATGAGCAGAATCGTGGTGTTCGGCGCGGGCGGCAGGGCCGGCCGGGCGGCGGTGGCGGAGGCTCGCCGGCGCGGGCATGAGGTCACCGCCGTGGTGCGTGATCCGGCCGGGCACGGCGGACTGGCGACGGACGGCGTACGGCTGGTCGCCGGGGACGTCACCGACGCCGGCAGCGTCGCCGAGGCGGCGCACGATCACGACGGCGCGATCAGCGCCGTCTACGACGCGGGAGCGCCGCCCGAGGTCTTCTTCGCCGCCGCCGCTCGTGCCCTTGTCGACGGGCTGCCACGAGCCGGCGTGGACAGGCTGGTGACGGTCGGTCTGGCATCGATCCTCCCGACCGAGTCCGGGGTCCTCCTGATGGACACCGCCGGCTATCCACAGGAATACCGCGCCTTCTACCTGGCCCATGCCGCCGGGAACGACGTGTTCAGAGCCGCCACCGGCGCGCTGGACTGGCTGGTCCTGAGCCCGGCCGGCGACTTCGACCACGACGGGGGTCGCACCGGCCGCTACCGGACCGCCCCGGCGGAGGCGGCCTCCCGTGTCTCCTACGCCGACTTCGCGATCGCCCTGCTCGATGAGATCGACACTCCCGAGCACCACCGCACACACGTGGGCATCGACGTTCCGTAG